The Desulfonatronovibrio magnus genome includes a region encoding these proteins:
- a CDS encoding CopG family antitoxin — MLEGVIESIIEKTKKNKAISMRMSAFDLELLKQKAQREGMPYQTLLNTIVHKYVTNQLVDKNEVIKTITMMKENEAI; from the coding sequence TTGCTGGAGGGAGTAATTGAATCAATTATAGAAAAAACCAAAAAAAATAAAGCAATTAGTATGAGGATGTCAGCCTTTGACCTTGAATTGCTAAAACAAAAAGCACAGCGAGAAGGAATGCCGTACCAGACTTTATTGAACACTATAGTTCATAAGTATGTCACCAATCAATTAGTAGATAAGAACGAAGTAATAAAAACAATCACAATGATGAAGGAAAATGAGGCAATTTAA
- a CDS encoding DUF6364 family protein, with protein sequence MDTKLTLRLDKETIERVKIYASKQKKSLSKLTEELYKSFLMRSNDDCQSEIRSPIAKKYKGIISNTDFDAEFHKLTYLRDKHLP encoded by the coding sequence ATGGATACAAAGCTTACGCTTAGGCTGGACAAGGAAACAATTGAGAGAGTGAAAATTTACGCTTCAAAGCAGAAAAAGTCTCTAAGTAAGTTAACTGAAGAGCTGTATAAGTCATTCCTGATGAGGAGTAATGATGATTGTCAATCAGAAATTCGCTCACCAATTGCAAAAAAGTATAAAGGTATTATTAGCAATACTGATTTTGATGCTGAATTCCATAAATTGACTTACTTAAGGGATAAGCACCTACCATGA
- a CDS encoding PIN domain-containing protein, giving the protein MIKAYIDCNILLDWLLDREPFSSYSAKIIELIETRKIIGLVSPLTLANTYYVISKDLNKKIANEFIHDSLRIFSVPGVSLKNVKEAIANKFKDFEDDIHSSIAAENNVDFLITRNKKDFKTDKFKILDAEEFLRIIETK; this is encoded by the coding sequence ATGATCAAAGCATACATTGATTGCAATATCCTGCTTGATTGGCTTCTAGACAGGGAGCCGTTCTCATCTTATTCTGCGAAAATTATTGAATTAATCGAAACTCGAAAGATCATTGGTCTTGTTTCACCGCTTACATTGGCGAATACATATTATGTAATTTCGAAAGATTTGAACAAAAAGATAGCCAATGAATTTATCCATGATAGTTTACGTATCTTTTCAGTGCCGGGGGTATCTCTAAAAAATGTTAAAGAAGCGATTGCAAATAAGTTTAAAGATTTCGAGGATGATATACATAGTTCCATTGCTGCTGAAAATAATGTGGATTTTCTCATAACCAGGAATAAAAAAGACTTTAAGACCGATAAATTCAAAATATTGGATGCAGAAGAGTTTCTGCGAATAATTGAAACAAAATAG
- a CDS encoding VOC family protein, with protein sequence MIANTLPPCIVTEKVEESREFYVKHFGAKVTFDCGWYVNMQIGKETSELQFMAPRAPGPPTCNPAGLMYNFSVDDVDAEHVRLTAAGLSPIMPLEDHPWGDRGFAILDPNGVILSIFSPREPAEEFKQYVRD encoded by the coding sequence ATGATCGCGAACACACTGCCCCCCTGCATTGTAACCGAGAAGGTTGAGGAATCTCGCGAGTTCTACGTGAAGCACTTTGGCGCCAAGGTGACGTTTGACTGCGGCTGGTACGTGAACATGCAGATCGGGAAGGAGACATCCGAGCTTCAGTTCATGGCGCCGCGGGCGCCTGGTCCCCCGACGTGCAACCCGGCCGGGCTGATGTACAACTTCTCGGTCGATGACGTGGATGCTGAGCATGTCCGCCTTACGGCAGCCGGTCTCTCCCCGATTATGCCGCTGGAAGACCATCCTTGGGGAGATCGTGGCTTCGCGATTCTCGACCCGAACGGAGTTATACTGTCCATCTTCTCTCCCCGTGAACCAGCGGAGGAATTCAAGCAATACGTCAGGGACTGA